The genomic DNA TGTAGAGGTTCACACTCgtcggaaaagacaaagagtggtggttcctttagttcatgtagataagagtggtaggcacaagtgtgtgctagataccattggcaaatgtgacttttgcgttcttattctagtgaatgattctggacttggtcccggggatgtaggttatccgaactccgttaacaaatctcttgtgtcgtctcttcACTATCCTTTCATCTCTCTGTTAAGCATCGCTCATACATATCTGTTATACAAGTCTGTAGATCTAGCACGCATCTCATTCTTTCAAATGTGAGGTCGTCGGAGAGAAGGTACCGGTGACGACGGAGATGGGATTGAAGTTGCAGTCAAGAACGGTAAGCTCGTCAACATGTTGCAGCCCCTAGtggagagagtgtgagagaaaagagagagagatagatggTATTTGTGGAGATTGTGAGTGGAGAgtctttgctttttctttttttgtaaaagtgaAATTGTCAGTGTATGGGAGAAATCACGGAAGataagagattgagagagagagagagaagttacagtttctttgaatgattttgagtGTTAGGAAAAAGCTTTCTTGTATCAGAATCCTCCAATTCCAAGTTACTctgtatatgaatatattttgattttccgGTTCTTGGCATACCATTCTGAAATGATCCGGTTAAGAGACGGTTTTAGCTTAAGCGCAAATTACGGTTTATTGTTCATCGGAAGACAAACTTGAATACTACTATATACTGTCGATATCTAAGGTTTAATATGGATGGATTAGTAATTGATTAACTTTTTAAGTACGAGAAATGGAATCTGATTCAGCCTTTCTTGAAATGCAATCCAAAAGGTTATTTGTTTGATACAACTTTCCGAAAAGTAATTCCCACCATCGATCGCATACATATGTAAAgcaatttagattttaaaaccaaaaagaagatatctatttttaaaaatctagaaAGTAATGTTagacaaataaataatagagaACAAGATAGTTTCTGGAGTTGTGTTTTATTTGAGAGAACACtacaaatatacatatatatagtgatactATTGAAATAATACTAACACTAATATAATGTAGATGTTCTTAAATCAACTCTTAATacataatgaaaatatttacataatgaaaatatttgtaCAAAAAGTACTATAGAGATTTAgaatatttttggtttagacTTAACAGTTCACTATGTAGACGAGTTATGATAATCCACATTAATTGATTGTAAAATACATCTTACTCCTCAAATTATCATATCTAATAGctatgattataaaattgagGTATGGGACATTTTAATtctttatcttaaaaaaaaaatattatgggaGGAGTGaattcaactttattttttttagttattttatatgattttgatgatttgggGTGAATTTAAAGAACTTGGtatgatttaaaattatatattttccattaaaatttatttaagttgtaaaaaattcaatctttagAATGTTTGTTATTGTATCTAATATGCACATTTATTTGTATTAATCAATACTGCTCAAAAAGCAAATCGGATTGTATAGTTTTGAaagatattatttgtttataaaacaaaataatctgaCACATGTAGTAAATAAAggtaaaaattttattttaactcaTAGCGTAACCAAATTTCATACcagtattttagtttttttttctaatattttttgttctgGTTTGTTTCATGTAGATATTAgctagaaaattaaaaataaacataacggaatccaaattttttttttaaatgactttttaattgaaatatttatactgactccaaaataaaaaataaatccaaaaaaaatctaacatatTTGAACTGATCATAAACCTTTTTACCCAAATTACTTGCTTCAAAGGTGATGTCTGTGTTCCTCCGTCAAAGAACATACACGTGTAAAagtgaaaaattaaatatctaaccatagttttttttataattagttcTCTCTTTTAGCTATTATGAATTAGACAAAAATACCCATatagatataacaaatattttagcGGTATAAAGAAATAGATATCAATAatgatatattgttttaatacTCATTTATTTGTCTTTGCCTTTCAACTTCGACAGTATGACTTAACACGATAAATGATTTAATACGATAAATATGAATtatatcataaataatttagcataataattatgaatttaCCATATAACCTGTAATTGTATCGCGATACAATGTGATTTACACTGCTAATCAAATAAATAACACCAAAAATCATTGTTCTCGACGTTGGACAACTACTGTTTACCTTTgctaatattttatcaaaatatgtgataaattaataaggttgagaccatgaaaatctattaatttgtAGAGactttaatttatcgataattaatattttattaagagattttttttttgttttcatagttttgattttttttttttttaaatgataaaacaaattagagatgagctccaataataaaatttatttttattaatataatctCTTCACAATTTTtcgatgcgatttgagaagacaacataggttctctataatttattttgaaaaagtaATTTTGGTGTGTATGTTTGTAGATCCAGAAGGAACAGAAATGAGAAATaagaggagaaagaacaagCTTAAACCTAAAATTAGTGATGTGTTTGATGCAGGCCGGCTCAAGATTTCCTTGGACCttgtgcaatttttttttttaaaatttggaggTCTTATTCGTAGATTTCAGAACTTTGggatttttttgtcaaaatatcaaacataaaaccttatatttttttttcaaaaatattgtgatCCGGTGCAAAAGCACCTCTCGCACCTCTCGCACCTCCCCATACTGTTTTCAATTGTTAAGATGTTGTTTAGGATTATTGTGTTGTGTTTGATCTTAAACTATTCAAAAGATGTTAAACTATTATTGTGATTTTAAGTTCAAGTTGTTAAAGGCTTGTAGTTGTAGATAGTTCCACTTATCTTGGGATGAGCAAACTTATTTGTTATTGTATCGGGGATAAGAGATCGAGGGAGAGAGGTAGAGAGGTAACCGtttctttgaatgattttgagtGTTAAACATTAGAAATAAGACGTTTTCCTCTCATATAAACAAAGTCCCCTCTCTCAAGATGATAGTGGAATGCAGGTGCTCATAATACAGCAATCAAAACACTGAGACGCGATTTTAAAAGTAATATGTCACAATTAGGATTTAAAAGAAACGGCAATAAGACCGTATCAACCAGTCTTACAATACTGAGTTACTATATTGCCTTCGCCTAGTGATTTGTGATCCATGAACTTTGAAGCCTAGGCACTACAAAGTAcaaaacagagattttttttttccatgagaATTGCAGTTGTTCACTAAGCACCAAACAAGATCAACGAGTAACAGACAGAATCGTAATCGTACAGTAATTTAGTGAGCAGAATCTATGAAATGTGAGCAGAATCAGATCCATAATTTAGTTATCTTCACATGAACTGGAGAACTTTAGCTCCAAATGCAATCCCGAGGAAAGTTGCAATGGCGATTCCAAATATTCCTGCTAGAATCCCCGGAACTATCAACGAGTTCCATCCCTTTGCAGTCGCCATTCCAGCTGCAGTCGTGGGTCCTCCGACATTAGCATTTGATGCTAGAAGCAGCAACCTTAGCTCGATGTTTAGCAGCTTCCCTATGCCTAATATCACAGCTAGATGTGTCCCAATTTGGACCAACGCAAACAAGAATATGCTCGGCGCCGTGTTTATCACACTCCATATGTTTCCGCTCGCACCCACCACCGTGAAGAATACCTGACAGAAAACTAGTTTGATTAATATCAAGAACGTTTTATTGTTCTTGAAACTCTTGTAGTTATCTTATACCTGCATCAGAATTAGAGCCATCGCTTCTCCAGATGGAGCAAGACGTCCAAACTGGGACGGAAAGACAGTTGCTAAAATAACAACAACTGCGGTAATAGCCGGTAAGCTACCACCCGAAATCCCAAAATGCTTTGTCAGCAAAGCCCCGACCTTGCATATAGCTAATGACACAGCAATTCCAGTAGCTATCAGTAGCACAggaattttgttttgagtttcagaACCTTTGTTCGTCTCTGCGTCTGCCATAGAAGAGCAACATCTATGTCAGAATTCAGAAACAGAATCTATGAAATGGAATTCAAAAGGTCGTACAAACTGGCTAGAATCGACATGAAAAAGGAATGGAACAGAACATTTTCCTCGTGATATCTAATCCAATAGAAGCGACTTCCTAACTAAAGTTTTAGATAACCTCGAATGATCAATTCTTTCCAAAGGACGCCAAACCAAATGGAAACCGGACATCACAGCCACATTCAGACTTACCGGTAGTTGGTGGTGGTAAAACTTCCGCAGGTATTTTGGATCCCAAAGCAAACAATGTCGTGAAATATACAGCGCATATAACATTATCAGCAGCAAGTCCAGCAGCTAAAACCGATGGTGTAACTCCGAGAGCATTTGCTATAGCTACGTAGTTGACGGCTGGACAAAAACCAATCAACATGC from Camelina sativa cultivar DH55 chromosome 2, Cs, whole genome shotgun sequence includes the following:
- the LOC104727587 gene encoding uncharacterized protein LOC104727587, with amino-acid sequence MATSLSLLNVTGISLPSSRLFRRRSHIVARKDLPELSAKPVPSRLSFSPASLSRFRNGSDRFLSLDSSLPELYSPIRSVTVRSLSTPLISPNDEWGTWTALFATGALGLWSENTKVGAAMSGALVSTLVGLAASNLGIISSQAPAFAVVLNFLLPLAVPLLLFRADLRRVVQSTGKLLLAFLIGSVATTVGTALAYYLVPMRSLGPDSWKIAAALMGRHIGGAVNYVAIANALGVTPSVLAAGLAADNVICAVYFTTLFALGSKIPAEVLPPPTTDAETNKGSETQNKIPVLLIATGIAVSLAICKVGALLTKHFGISGGSLPAITAVVVILATVFPSQFGRLAPSGEAMALILMQVFFTVVGASGNIWSVINTAPSIFLFALVQIGTHLAVILGIGKLLNIELRLLLLASNANVGGPTTAAGMATAKGWNSLIVPGILAGIFGIAIATFLGIAFGAKVLQFM